GCGACAGACTCTCATTGGTTCCAAATGCCAGCCAGGAAAAAACTGTATCCTAAAAACCTATGATACAGATTTTTAGGCACCAATATAGAAATATGATAATGGTGAAGAGAAGGAAATAAAGTAGACAACTATAGGTCATACAGCATCAGGTCTATGGAAGTCAAAAcaaaaaagatttaataatATTACCAAAATGCAGAGCAGCGATGCAGTACAATAAACATGGAAACAGTTGTAGGTTGAGATGGAAGAAAATATATCTGATAAATAAAAGACGCGAAGAAATTCGGGGTGTGGGGGATAGGATTGGGTAAAGGAATAGGAATTTATTCTGGATGTACATCATTACCTAGAGCAGTTGGTCAACATGGCAAGATAAGTAACCAGCAGCGTGTCATTGTATTCCTGAAAAAGAGCTCAAAACTCAGAATACTCTTTCCACAGATATATATCTCAGATAGATGATAAAAggataataaatgattattaccatcaGAAAGTCAtcttgaaatttcaaagattcaATGGCAGGTAATCTCCTTAGAAGACTTGAAACTTGTCTCAATAGTGAATACTCGCAGGGAATCTCACCTGTAATGAACATAAAAGCAGATGTAGATGAATCCACAGAGATTTAAGTGATATTATGCCTCTCATCTTGCTATCCCATCATGACACCATTATCACCCTAGTTTAAATACTTAGTAGTGACGTAAGAAAATGATATCGTTAAGCTAGCACCTAGGCAGGAATATATAGGACAAGTATGCACACTGCATTAAACAGCAATGAACTTATATGGTTCCGGAGTATTATTTATCTGCCACAATATACCAACCTTATCCGAGCTACCACGTCACCTAGTAAACCAACTCTATATCCAACCCACTCCTGCAGCTACCCCTTCAACAAAGCTTAAAACTAATGCATGAACATTAAATTTACCTTTCTGCATGGCAAGAAGATACTGGAGCAGAACTTTAACTCGGCTATTCAACATCTTAATTGCACTATGGATACCAGTCAAATGAGCAGCCACtgcatagaaaaaaaaaacatttcggATAAGCTAAAATTAGAACACAATCTGCTTCATCTTATGTACTCACAAGGAAAAATAAGTTTGCTGATCTCACATTGGGTAGCAGCAGAACCGCCATCAGCTGGTTTAAGATGCGCAACATGGTCGACTGAAATCCTTTCTGCTTCTACTGTCTTcatgaatattaattttttaaaaatattttccaaaatcAGCCAGAGCGCATATGTGCAGAGGAATTGGGGAGAGAAGTGAAGCAGCAAGATAGATTTACCTCAATGGTGTAGCTCGAACGAACAAAGATTAGCTGAGGAAGACCATCAATGACATGTAGTTCtggaatttgaaaataataacgATTATACAAAATTAGAGAGCAAAAACTTCATAGCTATGTAAAGAGCTGCAACCTGGAAGGCATGTCATACATAATTTAATGGAGTCCTCATTGAAGGAACCAAAAACGGCAGGACAACCAAATAACAAACACAGATGACAGTAGAGTAAGAAGCAATACTGGTAACAAGAACCACCTCCAACACTATTCTATATAGCTCTTGACAATACACCAGTATAGAGAGGTCAAACTGTAAACCAACCTTAACTATAATCAAATTAGTAGAGAGACCATCTCTTATAGAAGTAATCATCAGCGAAAGTATGACAGACTATTAactcaaattttaaaaacaaaaataaatctcTAGATAGACAATACATTTTTTGCAGAATGGGACAGTTGCTTCACATGAATATCAACACTGACCACAAATTATAACCTTAACTCCACAATTCCAAACTCTTCAAAAACAGCCTTCCCCCAAACAGAGCATCGCATTACCCATGATCCATAGGAATCCAAGGTATCTTCAACAAAAACATCACACCATTACCAACTTAAATCCATACAAATTTAACCACAGGCAACAAGTGGAGGACATACAAATATAAGATTATACGATTATCAGCACATACATATTTAACCACAAGCAACAAGTGGAGAACATAGAAGTGGAGATCCTTAATTGACACGTTACATGGGTTTATAATCACATACAAATATATGATTATACACAAGAGTGGAAGATCGCTGTGGAAATCAAACATACCACTTTCATAGATGCTCAATGGTAGATCCTTCTGTGCATGATTGATGGAAGGGTGGAGTAGAAGATAAACAGGACTCTCATTGATATCCATCAGCTGAACCACAATAACTATAATTCATTAGCAGAGAAAATTAATCCATAACAATGCTCTTCTAAGAGAACATGCATGCTTGTCAAAACACAAGAATTAATCATACATTTGAAATatgaaatagtaaaaaaaagaCCATCTATCATTCACTAAAACTCTTAGAAATCAAGTTCAGCTTCGATGTCCAATCCCTAGATGTAAAACATGCAACGAATCAAATACACCAAACAATAAtaaagaacgatgatgaaacagcaataaaaagaaaacagacAAATTGTAGTGTCTAGCAAAAATTCCCTTAGTGGCTACTAGTGTAAAATAAATTcgccattttcttttttaattcgtAATTCacacaaaatgacccaaaaataacccaaaattGGCCTTAATTCACTGTCTTTTTATTTGCAATCGCAAGGAGATTATCAtattagcaaatcatgtgacattgGTGTCTACTAGTTGTGAAACTGAAATACATTAAAATGAACTTGAATCAAGGATCTAATTGAAGGTCTCATCTAGACTTCATTTTTCACATCTAGGATGTACAAATCGAAGTTCGGATAGTTAATTGAACTCTAGGATTTGGCAGCTCTGATCTGAAGTGATCATTTACAAAAAAAGAATAAAGTGCAATAGGACAGAACATGGAATAATATACtctgttaaagcaagtgccaataatcttagtgatgacgttaactttaaacatatagtcgaacatgctttgtcttgtactttagagagggtcgataaagatgtgtcgaatgtgggtggtttaaggtttggaacggttgatgagagttgtttgatcgaagcaacaagaagaggaacaggCTGTGTGTGGCTCGACCAGCCGCTCGATCGAGTGAGggctcgctcgaccggtcgagcgggggtggctcggtcgagcaacatGTCGAGCAGTATGTGCAGAATaagtcagtagcttctctggaagctcgctcgaccgaccgaggtagtggctcgggtcgagcggaagatCAGAAGACTGcattggattctgttttggtcagaatgtTTGTGTAGTCATTGAATAGGTGCATTACTTGCTGGTttaatgtaatgtttattgtgatgTTTATTACTATGGTtaattgtcatagttaattagaaTGTTAATTgtggtttatggtgatttatgagggaatactaagggtgatgaatgccttgcctataaataggattcatcactcatagtatcaaacaccacaaacacacatattgttgagagggctattgcattgttagaaacttgagagtgttcttactttgctttagtatttgtgatcttgagaggttgttctcaagataaggaagtttattatacttgtaattgttgaattcattataataaactacatttgagggggaggtattcaagatacctcataaacacttgtgttcattcttgcattatattttcatttgtttttctttgttgaacctctttgaggcttgcgctttcataCTCTTTGTAGTTAATGTAAAATACGATAGCATACACTTGATCCCTTTGCCTTAATCTAATCAAAACTTAAAAGTCTTATACAAGGAGTTGAAGCAATGGCATAGAACATATTGACAATCAACCATACAAAGATTAGGGTTTCGAGTGAAAAATTCGTGGACCAACTTTAAAGAACAAGAAACACAACAGTCTCAGATCTCTCAACCCACAAGACCATGAACCAGAGAACTAACATCCATTATTAGAGAATGGGCAATTCAGAGACTAAAATATTCAACTTATGCCAATAGAACACACGCGCGCGCACACACCACACCCAATTTGTTTGTGGGAACTTAGAAGCCAGCGTCAATTTTGACTTAACCCAACTCTTCCAAATATTTGACTAATAAAGCAAACAAGAACACCAACAAGTTTGAATCTCGAACTATAGTGAGATGTGTATTGATATTAACCTCACAAGACTTCCATTCCCTCTTCCTGCGCTCTAGAAACtcaattatcatcatcacattACAATAACACTTCAGTAGTCCATCAAATTAAAGTTGTGTCTCAAAACAATTTTTCCTGTATTTCTTTCTAAACTTGAGAAACTTCTGTAGTTtcggataaaaaaaatatgtattataaacaacaatgccaaagtcgTATCACATAACATGGGATTAACTCGTCAACAACAACAACCTACAAGAACCAACCCTTTTCAAAGGTGGAAAAAACTAATctcaattaaaatgaaaatgctGCGTTTTCCATTGCATACCTTACCTTCTTCTGCTCTACCCCTTTATTTCCTTTATAACCAGGGAAAATGAAAGGCTGACCTTAATTCTATTGAAATACACATACCATATAATATAAAACTCCACAACATACATGTCCAAGCACTTGGTTATAAATAGAGTGCTCcaaattaagagaaaaaacaaaataatgcaCAGAAACAACAAGATTGCTCACAGCTTTATGTATTAGCATATCAGATTCTTGAGCATCAGTTCCAGTTGAATACCACCCAAGCACATAGAAATTTGGAAAAACCTTCTTATCTGCCCACAAATCACATTAAAAATCATAAGATTAATACCATCATCATTAATAACAactcaacaacaaaaaaaaaaaaagcatttaatTGTCCTGATTGcgtcaaaaaaaaacaatagaaTAGCAAACAAATAATTGGGGTGTCCAGAAAAGAGAAAACTTCATCACAACTCAACAACATTTTGCGCTAACAACAATGCCTAAGCATtcatcccaaaagattgggtcaactacatgaaccaaaagaTCAATTCCACAAAGTGTGCACATGAATTCTACTTCTTGCAACAATCTTTTGCTCTTACAAAAACAATGCTCACACACCAATCAGAAAACAAAGAATAAAGGGAAAACCTTCATCCCAAAAAAGGGAAATAAAAAACACTAACATTGCCCCAATTGTCACAGGCCCACAAATCACAAAGAAAAAACACTATATTGACATCATTCGTGATAACtcaacaacaaaaaaagaacATCACCACAATAAccacaaaagataacaaaataCTTGCTCAGTTTCAGTTCACTTAAAATCTTACACTATATACATGCGTTGCTTGCTTGTtacttatttcaaaaaaatataatcacgTAAGATCTAAATAGATTCGTATGAATATACAATTTCAATGAAATATCTATAAATTTTAGTAATATCAGCATTTAGGTATGTGCATTGACATTTGACGTACGAGTTTTAAGAAATGTtgcaatcaaaaagaaaatgggggaaatagaaaataaaaatggaagttcaaagaaaaaattcatcacaaattaacaaaacaaatacaaaaaGGGAAATCTTCATCTACAATAAGAAAAAAGCACTTACAAAGCTCTTGTTTTTTCTCGAGAAAACCACGATCAAGAGAATTACTAATAGGATCATAAAGAAGTTCAAAACTATTAAAGATCTCAACAGTTCTTCCTCTTTGAACGCCAATTACACATCCATAAACCCTAGGAGGAGGTGACGATTCACCGCCATTAGAAAGCGAAGAAGGGTGTTGCAATTGAGATTTAACTCGCGTAAAATGATCGGAAATATTCAGAATTACTAGAGGATGAAGCTTGAATGTTAATCCACTGCTTGATGACGCCGCCATATCTACACAACTTCAAATAAGAAAAGGGGGAAATTGTTGATTAGGGTTTTTgcgaaaaattgaaaatcatcgagctaattatgcaaaaaaaatcaaatatagagAGGAATACAGAAAACAAACCGAAAATCTGAGTTTGATTTTATCTCGAGATGTTCTTGCTGGAGTGGAATACTTGAATGGTAAAGAAAACCAAAATACTCACTCCTCACAAGTGAATTTGATGGGAGTATAacatttgtatttatattttagctatgattttaaaactaattattTGTAGTACtaatagttttattttaaaaataagagaaaattataataaactatctATTCTATATCCttatttgtaaaaaactaccttatctaaaattttttgcaaaaacttaTCTTATATtatacatttctttgcaaaacactaccatATAACGGTTTTTACCGTTTGACTGTTTAAATTAACCGTTGACTGTCACGTGACCTTATAAAACActtgcttcttcttcatttcagccTGTTTTAAATCCCTAAATCATTCGAAGAAAACACTTGCTGCTCCTTTTTCATTCGAAAATCCCTAAATCATTCATCTTCATTGCTGTTTCTCCCTTCTTTCTTTCTCCTTGATTTCCAATCCCTAAATCATTCAAAGAACCCaattttttccaattaattagtaatgtcttcttcttcttcttctaccgAAAATTCAATACctgaaaaatgtgggtgtggagttccctttacaaggagggtttcatggaccaattaaataataagattaGAACTGATGACAAACCGTTAGAGTTGTTAAAAAGTGATTAGACCCGTATATTCGaaacgaaatcaaaagtaaacCGACttgaaaatgtattttttttaaggtttatCGAATGGATATTACCTGACCTGAACTTATACCCAAAttggttgacaaccgaaaatgggaaaattaAATCTGAGCTGTAATGgatttttgtaaccgacacataaccgttaaccgagattacccgaacctaataatgatcgacccgagtcatatccgacccgaatcatgctcgaaatcgaactcgatccggctaaaatcgACTTAACATGAACGGAATTTTGATcaaactgctgtaaacctgaaccaatttttttaCATtgaagtatgatcgactcatattcaattatcttattagttattctaataaagtgataaatattttaataaaataattttataaatacatgatttcatatatttagagttaataatcaacggtcaatgtttatttaactacttttaatcgaattagatgaaaattgataaaactttataattttaattttcggtcaaacaaataaaagtaacaatgtaaaaatgattactaattgatttgcattttaactattttgctttaagtaaagggaaccttatcattaactaaaaaatgatCAACAACATAATCTAATATtgactcgatcgatagtaataagtaattcgtagccgaattctacttgaaaaatacccggacatgatctgtacccggtaaaaccaaaccaattattaaccgatgacaaccctaGACCGATTaaaactcgacacgaacttcaaccgacaccgaactgatgctaacccgatagctcaaataaccaatcttcaaccgaaccgtgactaacagacccgacccgagtgtgacccgtctaacacgcatccgaaatacaaccgaaccgaatgacaTATGTTCCAAAActgacccgatcacccgaatgaacacctctacaaaCCATCTCTCGATAAAACAACTTTAAAAGAACGAATTTgtatgttaataattatgttagttGGACTATTCAGCCCATATATAAAAAACGCTTCATCAATAAAACCgtctcacacaagaatttgtgataagattatactcctatttttttttccatgatAATCTAATCTCAATATTTTTCatgattattataatttgtaatgagtttgttttcatttgcttgtttgataacaaaaaaaattggatttttgaaactttattttacatttttgaaGTTAAACTCAATGAATACTACTTGCAAATTTCTTAGATTTTGGCTTTGAAATCATTTACAAAATACTTTTAAGTTGTTTGAGcaactaacaaatcaaaaattaaaagtttattaaaaaaacaaaaaaccaaaaaaagaaaaagcacatttttttagttatttaaccAACCAACAAACCGAAACACTCTTTTCATTTACTAACAAAACCTAAATGAATACAAATAAGAAAGACTTTATCAAAATTGTACACATAATAATTGCGTAGTGGTCTCGTGGATATGAAATGAGTAAGAAAATTGTGTTATAGAGATTCAATTTATATTGTCAATTTATCGATATTAGTAACCATTTAAAATGTTCTCAAATTAATATAAGCAAAAATgccatattaaaatataatgaaattCACATGTTGAATTAAATtacattcaaaatttaaataacaaCTGGATACTCATGACCATTGACCACCCGAAATACATTTGGCTTGATCAATTTTTTACTTGCTCATTTTCAAGTTCAAAAGAACCAAACAAGCCAATTTATGGATCTAAttagacaacaaaataaacttTACCCAAAATACTTTTGTTAAAATCATACTCGTATGTCCCATTAATTTTGTAGCGTTTAGGAACTCTCACATCGTAATTCGAAATGTAATATACTTTATAGAATTACAGTAGCACTGTATGTTGTGCGACAACAGATTTAAAGAtcgaaaaacaataatgaaacaataaagattcaaacaaacaataaagaaaatcacaccgagaaattaacgtggttcattatcaacgtgatagctacatccactggcaccgagaataaacttttcgctataaaccgggagattacaagataaacatgagaaaccacaacaatggctctccaagctttttctctcttagttttcctcacttcgtgttttgcattgcatcctcttctaattctaattacatgaggcctttatatagtatacctcgtaataaaaagaaattagggttaagaaaatacaaaaaaccgtcAAAGACTAAGAGTAACCAGCCAAAAAATGTGCTAAGAAACCGCTATTACACGAGccgtgtaaaactacgcgagccgcgaagTGAAAACAGAAGCAGCTCCGCGCCCTGCGGACTTGAGGCAGTAGGTACTCTGCACCCCACGGATTGCTGTTCGAgtcacactatatttcaacactGTATATGGTAATTAAGTCCTATAGTATAGAACATGTACAGCATAGGAGTACTGTTTTACAAATCACACAAACTTCCATCttaaattggaaaaattattACATATTTACATTCATGTACACATTCTGGACTCCATACATACTACACACCATTTCCAGTAAACTTGGGTTTAAGATAACACTGTGGCCAACTGATACCCTTCCAACTTCTATTGTCTTCAAACTTCAAACGAAACCTTGGCAAGTGACACAAATACGCAGGATAACAAAAACGCGAAAAAGAAAGCAATGAGATAGACGGAACACCTTAATGTTGTAGctcaaaaaaccaagtttaatacTATCAAATCATCATCTTACCCATTGTATCCCACTTATAGAAACTATGATCAGTTTTGAGGAAGGAAGGAAGGCAGCAACCCATACCCATAAGGAGgatgcggccaaagagtcctTCGGCTCGATAAAGATCGTCAGAACCCGTAATGACGATAAGTAGGCTAAACAGTTTCATAAATCCATTTTGGACGGTCAAGACTCCTGAGAACTCTGTCATCAAAGGGGAGAATGCAAACACAAGATAACCAACAAGCCAATATCATAAACGGAAGTGGAGGATCATTAGGATGCAGACGCCACATCCATTGAGGCTAAGTGGATGATCCTGTCGTATGATTAACGGAAGGTGGAGTAGAAAATAAACAGGACTCTCTGAAAGTAAAGTATTCGTGCATGGAATTATCAGAAAACTCTTGATATTCAGTGACAATTGATAATGCCATACTTGTAGATTTCGTGCACTAGAAATTTCCCGGTCATCTTGACTCACATAATTCTCTTAATACAATTTGATAGCCAAGGCCCAATGGCgagttatattaataaaataacacaaattcttgtatgagacgtcCTCACCGTGAGACGCGCTTCATACAtgagttaaatagcccaataatactaattattagcatataaacttgttttgagattgtctcaccgagagacagtctcttacaagagtagctcataaaataaatgtaaagatGAAATCAAGAAAAATGGAACAAATTGAACAAATTAATGTCTTACTGAAATGTTCTGGACGAGAAATTATTGCCTTGGCTCTGCATAATGAATCCTGGTGAACGCCAATTACGATAGTATTTGTTCATTAAATGATGTATAAACCAAACATCCATACCTAAGCTTTCCACGAGAGCCAAAGTTTCTCGGTATTCTTCCTATGGAATCTGAATAGATCCTCCCGAGCAAAGCTAAGTTTCACGTAGGCCACATAGCATGCTGAAGATCTTAATGTCTCATTCTTGCACGAAATCCACATATGACACAATTGTACCGTTGGAGATACTCGTGCGCATGTTTGAATTCAGCAACAGCGTAATCATAGGATCAGTTCAATAACACTTAGACAAATCTTCAAAGAAACTTCAAAATGTAGGCAAGATTAGCTAGACAAATATCGCAAGCTTCAGTTAGAAGCAAGTAAATATTTTAGTAAGTATCGATCTAATAATACTGAAACATCTCTTGCTTGCTGGTGATTCTTACTTTCATTAAACCACATGCATTgtcgtcatcatcatacccaatgtatcccgctcatagaaaactataatCAGGGTCTGGTGCACATATGCTTTGTATCAGCTTAAATTATTTGAATTTGCCACATAATGCAGATCGTAGTGAGTGATTTTTGAACGTTGCGGCAGACTGAAATGGAAAGATGGAGTGAATGAATCAATATTCAGAAAAAACATGGTCAACTTCACACATGagaaaatgaatgaaaaatgttCATACCTTTATAAACAAAATTATTGAAAGAGATACCTGATGACAGCATATACGACATATTCCTTCCGTGCTTGCATAAGCTCAAGGATGGTTTTCCCGGCCCAATCGCAGGCTAGCTTCTTTCACTTCGATCCGCTATATTTACCTTCATGTTTGTTCAATCCCAAGGTTAGCATCTTTCCCTTCAATCAGCATGCTCGTTTCAACGGGGACCACTGACAAGACATTTTTTCGTTGGATCACCATTACCAATGACAGACTTCATTAGCTGATGATGGCCAAACTAGTGCATGGAGCTGAGCTACCAGATACCAACAAACTAATTTGTTTTTTCAACGCATAGTTCCATTACTACTGATCTATTTCCTGTATCTCCAAGCTTTCCACAAGATTTACAACATAAAAAGACATCATCAAACAGCCTGTGACTTATATTCATATGGACAGATGGACAGATGAACAGATGAATGAGCAAAAAAGTAAAGACGTCCTCAGTTTGCATAGcttcatcattgtcatcatcatGACCCAGTATTCCGCACAAGTCAAAGTCCGGAGGGAGAAGAATAGCGGACAGATCCTATCCGTGCCCCTCCAAATACGTGCACTAAGTTTACATAGCTTGAACTTGCAAATAAAATTTGAGTTTAACGCATTACCGAAGAGAAGAAAATTCTATATCTTTAAAGATCGAAAACAAATCGTACAAGGGTTCACCAACAGTAAGATTATTAATGTGCAGTTTCAAGTTCTTTTGAAGAGAAACCTTTAGTAAGATAGTTTTAACACCTACAGCAACTTCATGTCTTCGGCACAAACCATAGTTACATGGAACGTGGAACGTAGCCATGTTCCGCGATCTGAGAACGCCCATCCCCAATCAACACGAAACGTGACCCGAAATCGCTCAACGTGACGTTCCGATTTAGAAGACCTTTTTAAAGATATTTTGGCCTTCATTTAtaagttaaagaaaaaaaagagatgaaacctaaaaatctaaaataatttcacttgataataatttcttaaagcaaaataatcatttgaatttaatttttttttaaatgtatattttatatataatgtatttCGTACCCAATCGCTCCTAAGTCAATCTAGGTTGCGTTCCCCGTTCCTGTTCCCGTTCCCATTCCAAAATGATTGTCGTTCTAGATAACAATGGCACAAACTTCTGTATGTTTTACTAGTAGTGTAAGCCAAGAACTCATCAAATCATTAGAAACCATTCAGTAGTCATAATATCATAGAGATGACAAGTTACGAATAAAATAAACACTCGATTATTTCTCCTCTCCTTATTCGGGAGGCTAAGAAAGGAATATTGCATCTAATATCCGTCagctatcatcatcatcaaatctAGTGTATCCCGCCCATAGGTCCGCTATACAGatactaaaatttaaaataaattcacatcatcatacctagtatATCCCGCTCACATAAGCTATGATCAAGTCTTGGAAGGGTTGGATGACGAAAGACGACACCACTCGAAAGAAATGTAAGATCAAAGAAACTTATTAGAGTACATGGAAAGCATAAAAGCATTGTCGGGCAGATTACTCATTCGGTTAAGGGAAAATGACTGGAACTTTGGATCCATGCTCCGAACAAAGCATACATTTGATGTAGTGCTGGAAATTAAACTCTTTATAAAAGAAATGAACAACGTATATTGTTGACTAATTaagtatttatattattctaaACTACACAACCCGTCAACTCACATATTCCATCTTTCTATAGATAAAACAATGATGCAAATTCTTCCGAAGGAAGCAATTACAACTCTACAAACTCAACAATTACATATTATTACAGACAACTCGAAAACACCAACAACAGAAAACAACAAGCTATGCAAACAAAACCTGAGAACTTGAGGGCGTCAGATCAGAGAAGGCCATAGGAGCATCTTCTACATGCCATCGAACCGCAAAACTTAATTTCTTCTCAGAGCCATCTTCATCTTTTACTTTCAAAATCTTGCCCACGGCTACATGAAGATCCCGACCAACAACATATATTTTGGAGTTGCAAGAATTTACGGAGAAAGGCTTACATATTTGTTCAGGTAGAGGTGGGCCTTCTACAGGTTCCCATGAATCGGAATTCACATCATAGACCTTAAGCTTCATTCTCTCGTGTTCAGAGACAATAAACAAACACCCAAAAACGACAACACTAGAGCCAGTCCATCCTTCCCTTAATCCAACTGGCATGTTCTCCCAGTTGTTAGTTCTTGGATCATAAATCTGCCCTCGAGGTGAAACAAAGAAAGGCCACAACCATCCTTCTGTCACAAGAAGCTTTCCGTCAAGTACAGCCGCATCATACGAGGCCATATTAGTTCCCATGTTTGCAATGGGATGCCAACACCCATCAATGGGGTCCAAAACCTCAGCAGCATCAAGCTCAAAAAGATCTGCACTATTCCCCCCTGCTACATAAATCATTCCATCAATCACCCCACTGGCGAAAAATGATCGAGCCGTTATCATCTGATTCATCACAGTCCACCGATTCTTATGAACTTCGTATTTCAAAACAACATCAAGGGGGCAATCCACACCGGACACCATACCACCACATACAAAAAGGGTACCTTCTTTCGGTATCGAAACACACCTAACACCATGAGGACAAACTTTTTCCCTACACGGCATTGCAGGAATGGTATGCCATGTGAAATGAGCAAGGTCAAGAACCAACCACTGTATCTTTCCAGTACATTTATGGAAGGCAAACACAAATAACCAAGGATCACATAaccctaactccttccttcgaGTAAAAAACCGTTCTTTATTGCCTAATAACAGATGCCATCGCTTGCAAACCGC
This genomic stretch from Amaranthus tricolor cultivar Red isolate AtriRed21 chromosome 9, ASM2621246v1, whole genome shotgun sequence harbors:
- the LOC130823523 gene encoding F-box/kelch-repeat protein At1g30090; this encodes MQRVRVSSKHSPVLKLGDSQLSLSPKFRVAAIKSHLVDPSSDLELAIKGQPLIPGLPDDVALNCLLRLPVQSHASCRAVCKRWHLLLGNKERFFTRRKELGLCDPWLFVFAFHKCTGKIQWLVLDLAHFTWHTIPAMPCREKVCPHGVRCVSIPKEGTLFVCGGMVSGVDCPLDVVLKYEVHKNRWTVMNQMITARSFFASGVIDGMIYVAGGNSADLFELDAAEVLDPIDGCWHPIANMGTNMASYDAAVLDGKLLVTEGWLWPFFVSPRGQIYDPRTNNWENMPVGLREGWTGSSVVVFGCLFIVSEHERMKLKVYDVNSDSWEPVEGPPLPEQICKPFSVNSCNSKIYVVGRDLHVAVGKILKVKDEDGSEKKLSFAVRWHVEDAPMAFSDLTPSSSQVLFA
- the LOC130823522 gene encoding COP9 signalosome complex subunit 6a-like translates to MAASSSSGLTFKLHPLVILNISDHFTRVKSQLQHPSSLSNGGESSPPPRVYGCVIGVQRGRTVEIFNSFELLYDPISNSLDRGFLEKKQELYKKVFPNFYVLGWYSTGTDAQESDMLIHKALMDINESPVYLLLHPSINHAQKDLPLSIYESELHVIDGLPQLIFVRSSYTIETVEAERISVDHVAHLKPADGGSAATQLAAHLTGIHSAIKMLNSRVKVLLQYLLAMQKGEIPCEYSLLRQVSSLLRRLPAIESLKFQDDFLMEYNDTLLVTYLAMLTNCSSAMNELVDKINIAYDRHSRRGGRTAFI